One Pontibacter deserti genomic region harbors:
- the lon gene encoding endopeptidase La — MKYTLNNFLHNLILSSASDNDGDEVISVITTDPEEEIPAAELPTELPILAVRNTVLFPGVVLPITVSRKKSVRLVRKAYKGDKTIGVVAQKNTNADDPTPEDLFSVGTVARILKMLVLPDGNTTIIIQGHSRFKIEEITEEDPYLTARVSYCKETNLNKKNKEVKALVQSLKDAAAKILKLNPEIPQEAQVALDNIDSPAFLTHFLSSNLNVEVAQKQALLEVNDGTERGTQLLQLMLREIQLLELKQEIHTKVHTDIDQQQRDYFLRQQIKVLQDELGQEGPDKEIETFRDRAAKKKWPEAVAKHFKREIDKLARLNPQAAEYPVAVNYIEFLLDLPWEDYTKDNFNLKRTKKILDTDHYGLEKVKERILEYLAVLKLKNDMKAPILCLYGPPGVGKTSLGRSIATALGRNYVRMSLGGVRDEAEIRGHRRTYVGAMPGKIISQIKKVGSGNPVIILDEIDKLASDFRGDPSSALLEVLDPEQNHTFMDNYLDVEYDLSKVLFIATANSLDTIQPALRDRMEIIELTGYTMEEKLEIAKRHLVPKQIKEHGLLEEDVKITKQALQKVIEDYTRESGVRNLERKIGQLVRHIAKLKAMEEEYPTTIKPEDVTKIMGAEIFDKEIYQDIDTAGVVTGLAWTSVGGDILFVESILSKGKGKLTLSGQLGDVMKESAVTALSYLKAHANLLDIDYRIFDQYDLHIHFPEGAVPKDGPSAGIAIFTSIASMFTQRKVKSKLAMTGEITLRGKVLPVGGIKEKILAAKRAGVTDIILCQKNRKDIEEIPQQYIKGLTIHYVDRVDDVIKIALLKEKVKYPLDLTVSEDNRVTAE, encoded by the coding sequence ATGAAGTATACTTTGAACAACTTTCTGCATAACCTTATACTTAGCTCAGCTTCAGATAACGACGGTGATGAAGTAATCTCAGTTATTACTACAGATCCTGAAGAAGAAATACCTGCAGCGGAGCTGCCAACCGAACTGCCTATACTTGCTGTTCGTAATACAGTGCTTTTCCCGGGCGTAGTATTGCCAATTACTGTAAGTCGTAAAAAATCTGTGCGCCTGGTGCGCAAAGCTTACAAAGGCGATAAAACCATTGGTGTAGTAGCACAAAAGAATACAAACGCCGACGACCCAACTCCGGAAGACCTGTTTAGTGTAGGTACGGTGGCACGCATACTAAAGATGCTGGTATTGCCTGACGGTAACACCACTATAATTATACAGGGCCACAGCCGCTTTAAGATAGAAGAGATCACTGAAGAAGATCCATACCTTACAGCCCGTGTTAGTTACTGCAAAGAAACTAACCTTAACAAAAAGAATAAGGAAGTAAAGGCACTGGTACAGTCGTTGAAAGATGCGGCTGCCAAAATATTGAAACTGAACCCTGAAATACCACAGGAAGCCCAGGTCGCGCTTGATAACATTGACAGCCCTGCATTCCTGACGCATTTCCTGTCGAGTAACCTGAACGTGGAAGTAGCTCAGAAACAGGCTTTGCTGGAGGTGAACGACGGTACCGAGCGCGGCACGCAGCTCCTGCAACTGATGTTACGCGAGATACAATTACTCGAACTGAAGCAGGAGATCCATACCAAGGTACACACTGATATTGACCAGCAACAGCGCGATTATTTCCTGCGGCAGCAGATAAAAGTATTGCAGGATGAGCTCGGGCAGGAAGGACCGGATAAGGAGATCGAAACTTTCAGGGACCGTGCTGCTAAAAAGAAGTGGCCGGAAGCTGTTGCCAAACATTTCAAAAGAGAGATTGATAAACTGGCCCGCCTGAACCCGCAGGCTGCCGAGTACCCGGTAGCAGTAAACTATATCGAGTTTTTGCTGGACCTGCCTTGGGAAGATTATACTAAGGACAACTTTAACCTGAAGCGCACCAAGAAGATACTGGACACAGACCACTATGGCCTGGAGAAAGTTAAGGAGCGTATTCTGGAGTACCTAGCTGTACTAAAGCTGAAAAACGATATGAAGGCTCCTATACTTTGCCTGTACGGTCCTCCGGGTGTAGGTAAAACATCACTGGGTCGTTCTATCGCTACTGCCTTAGGCCGTAACTATGTCAGAATGTCACTGGGTGGGGTGCGCGACGAAGCAGAAATTCGTGGCCATCGCAGAACGTATGTGGGTGCTATGCCGGGTAAAATCATCAGCCAGATCAAAAAAGTAGGTTCTGGTAATCCGGTTATTATATTGGATGAGATTGATAAGCTGGCGTCTGATTTCCGTGGCGACCCTTCTTCGGCCTTGCTGGAGGTGCTGGATCCGGAGCAGAACCATACGTTTATGGACAACTACCTGGATGTAGAATACGATCTTTCCAAGGTACTTTTCATAGCTACTGCCAACTCACTGGATACCATACAGCCTGCCCTCCGCGACCGTATGGAGATTATCGAGCTGACTGGTTATACTATGGAGGAGAAACTGGAGATAGCCAAGCGCCACCTGGTACCAAAGCAGATAAAAGAGCATGGTTTACTGGAAGAAGATGTAAAGATCACGAAGCAGGCGCTTCAGAAAGTAATAGAAGACTATACCCGTGAATCCGGTGTTCGTAACCTGGAGCGTAAAATAGGCCAGCTGGTGCGCCACATTGCCAAGCTAAAGGCGATGGAAGAGGAGTACCCGACAACTATAAAGCCGGAAGATGTAACCAAGATAATGGGTGCTGAGATCTTTGATAAAGAGATTTACCAGGACATAGATACAGCCGGTGTGGTTACGGGCCTGGCCTGGACATCCGTTGGCGGCGACATCCTGTTCGTGGAATCTATACTTAGCAAAGGTAAAGGTAAGCTCACCTTATCTGGCCAACTGGGTGATGTGATGAAGGAGTCGGCGGTTACAGCACTTTCGTACCTGAAAGCACATGCCAATCTGCTGGATATTGATTATAGAATTTTCGACCAGTACGACCTGCATATCCACTTCCCGGAAGGCGCAGTTCCTAAGGATGGCCCGTCTGCAGGTATTGCCATCTTTACGTCTATCGCGTCTATGTTTACGCAGCGCAAGGTAAAATCTAAATTGGCCATGACTGGTGAGATTACGCTGCGTGGTAAAGTGTTACCGGTAGGGGGTATAAAAGAGAAGATACTGGCTGCCAAGCGTGCCGGCGTAACCGATATTATACTTTGCCAGAAGAACCGCAAGGATATAGAGGAGATTCCTCAGCAGTACATCAAAGGCCTGACCATCCATTACGTGGACAGGGTAGATGATGTGATCAAAATCGCTTTGCTGAAAGAAAAAGTAAAATACCCACTCGACCTGACAGTATCGGAAGATAACAGAGTAACCGCTGAATAA
- the porQ gene encoding type IX secretion system protein PorQ, translated as MKHTAALLLCTLLSFPLAAQVGGQRAFTFLELPTSAKQAALGSINVSSFGHDVNMVAASPALLNAEMDRQLSLSYVGYLADIKQSNIAYAFNHEKLGRWAASINYLNYGDFVQRDATGQEEGSFTVNDYTFSLSHARQTEEFTIGATAKLAVSSIASNKAVGVLADVGGLFKHPEKDFTVGLVFKNIGYQVKAFNDGERQNMPFDAQLGASYKPEHMPVRLSVTAHHLYQFDVVYLDPNAKGRLDANGNEIKEEKTVGDKIARHFVVGSEFIFSKNFQVRAGYNHLRRKELRLENASGGAGFSLGAMLRVRAFELNYSSAFYHPSGASHYITISTDTGTLLKRKNTE; from the coding sequence ATGAAACACACTGCTGCCCTCTTACTTTGCACACTGTTGAGCTTTCCGCTCGCAGCGCAGGTAGGCGGGCAGCGTGCTTTTACGTTCCTGGAGTTGCCAACCAGTGCCAAACAGGCTGCTCTTGGAAGTATAAACGTCAGTTCGTTTGGGCATGATGTAAACATGGTGGCGGCTAGCCCGGCTTTGCTCAATGCAGAAATGGACCGGCAACTGAGCCTGAGTTACGTGGGCTACCTGGCTGATATAAAACAGAGCAATATAGCTTATGCCTTTAACCACGAGAAGCTGGGACGCTGGGCTGCAAGTATAAATTACCTGAATTATGGCGATTTTGTGCAGCGCGATGCCACTGGCCAGGAAGAAGGCAGCTTTACCGTGAACGACTATACTTTCAGCCTGAGCCACGCCCGCCAGACTGAGGAATTTACCATCGGTGCCACTGCTAAACTTGCAGTGTCAAGTATAGCCAGTAACAAGGCAGTTGGTGTGTTAGCTGATGTGGGCGGTTTGTTCAAACATCCTGAAAAAGACTTTACTGTTGGGCTGGTGTTTAAGAACATTGGCTACCAGGTTAAAGCTTTTAATGACGGTGAGCGTCAAAACATGCCTTTTGATGCACAGCTAGGCGCCAGCTATAAACCGGAGCACATGCCCGTGAGGCTATCTGTTACAGCACACCACCTGTACCAGTTCGACGTTGTATACTTAGACCCAAACGCCAAAGGCCGCCTTGATGCGAACGGCAACGAGATAAAAGAAGAGAAAACAGTAGGAGATAAGATTGCCCGACATTTTGTGGTAGGCAGTGAGTTTATCTTCAGCAAAAACTTTCAGGTGCGGGCAGGGTATAACCATTTACGACGGAAAGAGTTGCGTTTAGAAAATGCTTCTGGTGGTGCAGGGTTTTCACTGGGAGCTATGTTGCGGGTACGGGCTTTTGAACTGAACTATAGCAGTGCGTTTTACCATCCGTCGGGCGCGAGCCATTACATAACTATAAGCACGGATACAGGCACGTTGCTGAAGCGGAAGAATACAGAATAA
- the hslU gene encoding ATP-dependent protease ATPase subunit HslU, translated as MLDSLEHLTPAQIVAELDKYIIGQQDAKRNVAIALRNRWRRMNADKSIQKEIVPNNILMIGATGVGKTEIARRLAKIADAPFTKVEASKFTEVGYVGRDVESMVRDLVEQSVNMVKTRKKEEVKQKAAEIVEDIILDALIPPIQGRAGSPVSMSSDPNVMPDNDYELNERTRDKFREKIRNGELEDRKIEIRIQQSAMPGMGVMGPGMDEASMMNIQEMISGMMPKKTKKRKVTIAEARKILLEEEASKLIDMDEVKEEAIFKAENSGVIFIDEIDKVASSSKKGSGPDVSREGVQRDLLPIVEGSTVNTKYGVINTDHILFIAAGAFHVAKPSDLIPELQGRFPIRVELQSLTKEDFYQILKFPKNALTKQYEALLGSENVSLTFNDEALDEIASMAYEVNAEVENIGARRLQTIMSRLLNDILFDVPDRIGANAQIVVTREMVQEKLAGMVKNRDLSEYIL; from the coding sequence ATGTTAGATTCCTTAGAACATTTAACACCAGCACAGATTGTAGCAGAGCTGGATAAATATATCATCGGGCAGCAGGATGCTAAGCGTAATGTTGCCATCGCGTTACGTAACCGCTGGCGCCGCATGAACGCCGATAAAAGCATACAAAAAGAAATAGTACCGAATAATATCCTGATGATCGGGGCGACAGGGGTAGGTAAAACGGAAATTGCCCGCCGCCTGGCTAAGATCGCAGATGCACCATTTACCAAAGTAGAGGCCTCTAAATTTACCGAAGTTGGCTACGTGGGCCGCGACGTGGAAAGCATGGTGCGCGACCTGGTAGAGCAGTCGGTGAACATGGTGAAGACCAGGAAAAAAGAAGAGGTAAAGCAGAAGGCCGCCGAGATAGTAGAAGATATTATACTTGATGCATTAATTCCACCGATCCAGGGCAGGGCAGGTTCGCCGGTTAGTATGTCATCAGACCCGAATGTTATGCCGGATAACGATTACGAACTGAACGAGCGCACCCGCGATAAATTCAGGGAAAAGATACGTAACGGCGAACTGGAAGACCGCAAGATCGAGATCCGTATTCAGCAAAGCGCCATGCCAGGTATGGGTGTTATGGGACCGGGCATGGACGAAGCCTCTATGATGAACATCCAGGAGATGATCAGCGGGATGATGCCGAAGAAGACCAAAAAGCGCAAAGTAACGATTGCTGAAGCCCGCAAGATTTTACTGGAAGAAGAAGCATCCAAACTCATCGACATGGATGAGGTAAAGGAAGAGGCCATCTTTAAAGCTGAAAATTCCGGCGTTATTTTTATTGACGAGATTGATAAAGTGGCCAGCTCCAGCAAAAAAGGCAGCGGACCGGATGTAAGCCGCGAAGGGGTGCAGCGCGACCTTTTGCCTATAGTGGAAGGCTCTACTGTAAATACCAAGTATGGCGTCATCAACACGGACCATATCCTGTTTATAGCAGCTGGTGCGTTTCACGTGGCTAAGCCATCAGACCTTATACCTGAGCTGCAGGGACGTTTTCCTATTCGTGTGGAGTTGCAAAGCCTGACCAAGGAAGATTTCTACCAGATATTGAAGTTCCCGAAGAACGCGCTTACCAAACAGTATGAAGCGCTGTTAGGCTCAGAAAACGTGTCCCTTACTTTTAACGACGAAGCCCTGGACGAAATAGCAAGTATGGCCTACGAAGTAAATGCTGAAGTAGAGAACATTGGAGCCCGACGTCTGCAAACCATCATGAGCCGCCTGCTGAACGATATTCTGTTTGATGTACCGGACAGGATAGGAGCCAACGCCCAGATTGTAGTTACCCGCGAAATGGTGCAGGAAAAACTTGCCGGTATGGTGAAGAACCGCGACCTGAGTGAGTATATTTTATAG
- a CDS encoding SDR family NAD(P)-dependent oxidoreductase produces the protein MNEVNIYIITGTSKGIGKALTEELLKDENNHVIGVCRNSTINHKNYRHQPLDFSDIPAVEHNLQKVFLPYTDAEKLVLINNAGVLGDIGYVGEGMPNERFEFVFDINVIVPAMLMNTFLQVYQQHPAQKLIVNISSGAGKYPIDGWASYCASKAALDMLSLTIQKEQDMRGSGVKVYALAPGVVDTAMQEHIREADADRFSTVEKFRDYKANNQLAQPEDVAQKILYFLNHTDKYTDVIQDARNM, from the coding sequence GTGAACGAAGTGAACATCTACATCATAACCGGAACAAGCAAAGGTATAGGCAAAGCCCTGACAGAAGAATTACTAAAAGACGAGAACAACCATGTAATAGGTGTTTGCCGCAACAGCACTATCAACCATAAAAACTACCGTCATCAGCCTTTGGATTTCTCGGATATACCTGCCGTTGAGCACAACCTGCAAAAAGTGTTTCTGCCTTACACCGATGCCGAAAAGCTGGTGCTGATAAACAATGCTGGCGTATTGGGTGATATCGGATATGTAGGTGAAGGCATGCCGAACGAGCGTTTCGAGTTTGTGTTTGATATTAATGTGATCGTGCCTGCCATGCTGATGAACACCTTTTTGCAGGTATACCAGCAGCACCCAGCTCAGAAACTTATAGTTAACATCAGCTCGGGAGCAGGCAAATACCCTATTGATGGCTGGGCGAGTTATTGTGCCTCTAAAGCTGCCCTGGATATGCTTTCACTTACAATACAAAAGGAACAGGACATGCGCGGATCAGGTGTAAAAGTATATGCCCTGGCACCTGGAGTAGTAGATACAGCCATGCAGGAACATATCAGAGAAGCCGATGCCGACCGCTTCAGTACAGTAGAGAAATTTAGGGACTACAAAGCCAACAACCAACTGGCCCAGCCCGAGGATGTCGCGCAGAAGATTTTATACTTCCTGAACCACACCGATAAGTATACCGACGTGATACAGGATGCTCGGAATATGTGA
- the acs gene encoding acetate--CoA ligase, producing the protein MQNYQIKTFEQYQAAYKRSVEDPEGFWSDIADTFTWRKKWNTTLEWNFEEPNINWFKGGKLNITENCLDRHLKTRGNKLALIWEPNDPKERFVRFTYRELHEKVCQFANVLKKNGVQKGDRVCIYMPMIPELAFAVLACARIGAIHSVIFAGFSAVSMADRINDAGAKMVLTSDGLNRGSKQIPVKRVVDEALESCPSVEKVVVVERLGWAVNMVEGRDVWYHDEVKDVSKDCPAEEMDAEDMLFILYTSGSTGKPKGVVHTCGGYMVYAQYTFMNVFQYEESDIYWCTADIGWITGHTYLLYGPLLSGATTLMFEGVPTYPDMGRFWQVCDKFGVSIFYTAPTAIRSLMSGDIDHVLSYSLDSLKVLGSVGEPINEEAWHWYHTHVGKERCPLVDTWWQTETGGIMISTLAGVTPMKPAHATLPLPGIQPILVNSDGSEITENEVEGHLCMKFPWPGIIRTTYGDHERARLSYFSTYKGLYFTGDGAKRDENGLYRIIGRVDDVINVSGHRFGTAEIEEAINHNQHVVESAVVGYPHDLKGQGIYAFVVCKDKPEREDYLRAEIIETVVEKIGKIAKPDKIQIVSGLPKTRSGKIMRRILRKVAEGDISNLGDTSTLLDPDVVDEIKAGAL; encoded by the coding sequence ATGCAGAACTACCAGATAAAAACCTTTGAACAGTACCAGGCAGCCTACAAACGAAGCGTGGAAGACCCGGAAGGATTCTGGAGTGATATAGCCGATACGTTTACCTGGCGCAAAAAGTGGAATACTACGTTGGAGTGGAATTTTGAAGAGCCGAATATAAACTGGTTTAAAGGCGGAAAGCTGAACATCACCGAAAACTGCCTGGACCGCCACCTGAAAACCCGCGGCAATAAACTGGCACTGATCTGGGAGCCCAACGACCCCAAAGAACGCTTTGTGCGCTTTACTTACCGCGAGCTGCACGAGAAAGTATGCCAGTTTGCCAATGTGTTGAAAAAGAATGGCGTGCAGAAAGGAGATCGCGTGTGTATTTACATGCCGATGATTCCAGAGCTAGCTTTTGCTGTGTTGGCCTGTGCACGAATCGGGGCAATTCATTCGGTTATTTTTGCAGGCTTCTCTGCCGTAAGTATGGCCGACAGGATTAACGATGCGGGTGCAAAAATGGTGCTTACTTCGGATGGTCTGAACCGTGGCTCTAAGCAGATACCAGTAAAACGTGTGGTAGACGAAGCCTTGGAAAGCTGCCCATCAGTAGAGAAAGTAGTTGTAGTAGAGCGCCTGGGTTGGGCTGTAAATATGGTAGAGGGCCGCGATGTATGGTATCATGATGAGGTAAAAGATGTAAGCAAAGACTGCCCTGCCGAAGAAATGGACGCCGAAGATATGCTGTTTATATTGTATACTTCAGGCTCGACGGGCAAACCGAAAGGGGTGGTGCATACCTGTGGTGGCTACATGGTATATGCGCAGTATACTTTCATGAACGTGTTCCAGTACGAGGAAAGCGATATTTACTGGTGCACCGCCGACATCGGCTGGATTACCGGCCATACGTACCTGCTGTACGGTCCGCTGCTAAGTGGCGCAACTACGCTGATGTTTGAAGGCGTGCCTACTTACCCCGATATGGGCCGTTTCTGGCAGGTGTGCGATAAGTTCGGTGTATCTATTTTCTATACAGCGCCAACGGCCATCCGGTCACTTATGAGCGGCGATATAGACCACGTACTTTCTTATAGTTTAGATTCATTAAAGGTATTGGGTTCTGTAGGCGAACCAATAAACGAAGAAGCCTGGCACTGGTACCACACCCACGTGGGTAAAGAGCGCTGCCCGCTGGTAGATACCTGGTGGCAAACCGAAACCGGAGGCATCATGATCTCTACACTAGCTGGTGTAACCCCTATGAAACCAGCCCATGCCACGCTGCCATTGCCAGGTATACAACCTATACTTGTTAACAGCGACGGTTCCGAAATTACAGAGAATGAAGTAGAAGGCCACCTGTGCATGAAATTTCCGTGGCCGGGCATCATACGTACTACTTATGGCGACCATGAGCGTGCACGCCTGAGCTACTTCTCTACTTACAAAGGTCTATACTTTACCGGCGATGGAGCCAAGCGCGACGAGAACGGTTTATACCGCATCATAGGTCGGGTAGATGATGTAATCAACGTATCCGGTCACCGTTTTGGAACTGCCGAGATTGAAGAAGCCATTAACCATAACCAGCATGTGGTAGAATCGGCTGTAGTAGGTTACCCACACGACCTGAAAGGCCAAGGGATTTACGCCTTTGTTGTCTGCAAAGATAAGCCGGAGCGCGAAGATTATTTGCGTGCCGAGATCATCGAAACGGTGGTAGAGAAGATTGGCAAAATTGCCAAGCCGGATAAGATTCAGATCGTAAGTGGCCTGCCCAAAACCCGCTCCGGAAAAATCATGCGCCGCATTCTGCGCAAAGTAGCCGAAGGCGATATCTCTAACCTGGGCGACACTTCCACCTTGTTAGATCCGGATGTAGTGGATGAGATAAAGGCCGGAGCGTTGTAA
- a CDS encoding RidA family protein: protein MPRKAFTAEGAVSVGPYSHAVETGNLLYLSGQTPIDAATGKLVEGDISAQTEQCFVNLFAVLKAADLTPDDVVKVNVFLTDMANFSAMNEVYKTQFSEPYPARTTIGVASLPLGAQVEVEMIAARK, encoded by the coding sequence ATGCCCAGAAAAGCCTTTACTGCCGAAGGTGCCGTATCCGTTGGTCCTTACTCGCATGCTGTAGAAACTGGTAACCTATTATACTTATCCGGCCAAACGCCAATAGATGCTGCTACTGGTAAACTGGTGGAAGGAGACATTTCAGCCCAGACGGAGCAGTGCTTTGTAAATCTTTTTGCGGTGCTTAAAGCAGCAGACCTTACCCCGGACGATGTAGTGAAAGTAAATGTGTTCCTAACTGACATGGCCAACTTCAGCGCGATGAATGAAGTGTATAAAACGCAGTTCTCAGAGCCTTACCCGGCACGTACAACTATAGGCGTGGCATCCTTACCACTGGGCGCGCAGGTAGAAGTTGAAATGATAGCAGCCAGAAAATAG
- a CDS encoding NUDIX domain-containing protein yields the protein MIDEQHNPWTTLSSKNIYQNPWIKVREDKVLNPKGGEGIYGVVSMKNKAIGIIPIDDEGYTYLIGQYRYPLNEYSWEIPMGGGLVENDILESAKRELQEETGFTAAKWTNICRLHTSNSVTDEEGFVFLAQELTAGDTAFEETEELHIKRVLFTEAVRMALNNEITDAISVAGILKAAFILGVR from the coding sequence ATGATAGACGAGCAGCATAACCCCTGGACTACCCTTTCATCGAAAAATATCTACCAAAACCCCTGGATAAAAGTGCGCGAAGACAAAGTGCTGAACCCTAAAGGTGGCGAAGGTATTTACGGTGTGGTAAGCATGAAGAACAAAGCTATCGGCATTATTCCGATAGATGATGAAGGTTATACTTACCTGATTGGCCAGTACCGCTACCCGCTCAACGAATATAGCTGGGAAATACCAATGGGGGGTGGTTTGGTAGAGAACGATATCCTTGAATCAGCAAAACGCGAACTACAGGAAGAAACTGGTTTTACTGCTGCAAAATGGACGAATATTTGCCGCCTGCATACTTCCAACTCCGTTACCGACGAAGAAGGCTTCGTTTTTCTGGCACAGGAATTAACCGCAGGTGATACCGCTTTTGAGGAAACAGAAGAACTGCACATCAAACGCGTACTATTCACCGAAGCCGTGCGCATGGCACTTAATAATGAGATAACTGACGCTATCAGCGTTGCAGGTATCCTAAAAGCTGCTTTTATACTTGGAGTCAGGTAA
- a CDS encoding lysophospholipid acyltransferase family protein — MKVLKYLSQRIYTTWCCTWFIVPFVVTYPFQVLLLRKQQWHKHVHNINRLWSTIFLRMFITPLQVEWRMKLDPEQRYIFTPNHSSYLDIPMMLRAIPGFLNFVGKSSLAKVPLWGKVYGALYISVDRKSAMSSAKSYIQSKKTLDEGRSLVIFPEGTIAPNAGQELLEFKDGPFKIAIEKQVPVVPVTMPYNQYFMPDVEEVGLRLRRHPLKLIIHEPIETAGMTLEDLPALKDRVFHIIQQELTKHNYTDVNRYSNHQKISTPGQAGV; from the coding sequence ATGAAAGTGCTGAAATACCTGTCGCAACGTATTTATACTACCTGGTGCTGCACCTGGTTTATAGTACCTTTCGTGGTGACATATCCATTTCAGGTACTGCTGTTGCGCAAGCAGCAGTGGCACAAACATGTACATAACATTAACAGGTTATGGTCTACCATATTTTTGCGCATGTTCATTACCCCTCTGCAGGTGGAGTGGCGCATGAAATTAGACCCGGAGCAGCGTTATATCTTTACGCCAAACCACAGCTCTTACCTGGATATTCCGATGATGCTGCGCGCTATCCCCGGTTTTCTTAACTTTGTAGGGAAAAGCTCGTTGGCTAAAGTACCTTTATGGGGTAAAGTATACGGAGCGCTTTATATCAGCGTAGATCGTAAGAGTGCCATGAGCAGTGCCAAGAGCTACATTCAGTCTAAGAAAACGCTGGATGAAGGGCGTAGCCTGGTTATTTTTCCGGAAGGAACCATTGCCCCGAATGCAGGGCAGGAGCTGTTGGAATTTAAAGATGGGCCTTTTAAAATAGCAATTGAGAAGCAGGTGCCGGTTGTGCCGGTAACTATGCCGTATAACCAGTACTTTATGCCTGACGTGGAAGAAGTAGGCTTGCGATTGCGCCGCCATCCACTCAAGCTGATCATACACGAACCTATTGAAACCGCAGGTATGACTTTGGAGGACCTGCCGGCACTAAAGGACCGGGTATTTCATATTATTCAACAAGAGTTAACTAAACACAACTATACGGATGTCAACAGATATTCAAACCATCAGAAAATTAGCACACCTGGCCAGGCTGGAGTTTAA
- the gatC gene encoding Asp-tRNA(Asn)/Glu-tRNA(Gln) amidotransferase subunit GatC, with amino-acid sequence MSTDIQTIRKLAHLARLEFNEEKEQEMLGDLNKILNWVDKLRELDTENIEPLTHMTAEVNVMREDVAQNTVTHEEALLNAPKKDSDYFRVPKVLE; translated from the coding sequence ATGTCAACAGATATTCAAACCATCAGAAAATTAGCACACCTGGCCAGGCTGGAGTTTAACGAAGAGAAAGAACAGGAGATGCTGGGCGACCTGAACAAGATCCTGAACTGGGTAGATAAGCTGCGCGAGCTGGATACCGAAAACATAGAGCCCCTGACGCACATGACCGCCGAAGTGAATGTGATGCGCGAGGATGTGGCCCAAAATACCGTTACACACGAAGAAGCATTGTTGAACGCTCCTAAAAAAGACTCCGATTACTTTAGAGTGCCAAAGGTACTGGAGTAA